In the genome of Lathyrus oleraceus cultivar Zhongwan6 chromosome 4, CAAS_Psat_ZW6_1.0, whole genome shotgun sequence, the window agcacatcaccatcAAGGTAGAAACTGTCAGATAATCTTtttaaagtcttcttatctttaacagataccccgggcgggtaaatctaactttggagaaagcacttgatatcataataccatggcttatcatctttcacttcttcaactgcgaatacatgagttggtctatccaagcgcatcacagtaatattgggaacttcattccaatattttaccataatcattgaagcaagcgtagcaagagcatctgccattcgattctcatctcgaggaatatgatggaagtcaacctcaataaagaaagttgaaatcctcctcgcataatctctgtatgggatgaggccaggctgattcgtcttccattcacccttaatatgattaacaacaagggccgaatcaccataaacatcaagatgtttgatcctaagatcaatacactcttccaaacccataatataggcctcatacttcgccatgttatttgtgcatttgaaagttagccttgctgtgaaaggaaaatgtgtgccctgaggagtaataatcactgccccaataccatttccatattgattaacagcaccatcgaacaccatgccccatcgggaaccaggctctggcccttcatcgagcgtaggctcatcacaatctttcatcttcaaatacagaatctcttcatctgggaagtcatattgcacagactgataatcttcaattggttgatgtgccaagtggtcagccaagatactacctttaatagccttctgagctcgatactcaatatcatactcagataacaacatctaccagcgggaaatcctcccagttaaagcaggattctcaaagatatacttgattggatccattttagatatcaaccaagtcgtatgattcaacatatactggcgtaagcgcttagcagccaaagctaaagcacaacatgtcttctcaagcgttgagtaccgagactcacaatcagtgaatttcttacttaagtagtatattgcataatatttcttccctgattcatcttgctgacctaatACACAAACCATAGAATCATCAAGCAttgtcaagtacataatcaagggtctcccttcaacaggcgaagagagaatcagaggctcagacaaatactctatgatactgtcaaaagctttctgacaatcctcggtccaatcatgacgctgatctttccggaggagcttgaatataggtgcacatgtggcagtcatgtgggatataaatctcgaaatgtaattcaagcggccaagaaaacctcggacttgcttctcagttttaggcgcaggcatctcttgtattgctttgaccttggcaggatcaacctcaatacctcttttactgacaataaagcccaataacttgccggagaggactccaaatgtacacttgttcggattcaagtggagtttgtacttcctcaaatgctggaaaagcttcaacaagtgttctacatgcTTAGCTTCCtttctcgactttgcaatcatgtcatcaacatatacctcgatttacttgtgcatcatatcaagaaacaaggtagtcatcgctcgttgatacgtggctccggcgttcttcaaaccgaagggcatcactcgataacagaatgttccccaaggtgtgatgaatgttgtcttctccatatcctcgggtgccattttaatctggttataaccgaaaaatccatccataaatgagaagacattgaatttagttgtattatctaccaacatatcaatgtgtggtagaggaaaatcatctttcggactagctttatttaagtctcgatagtctacacacatttggacttttccatctttcttaggcacgggcacaatattggccacccattgaggatacgtagaagtcaccagaaaccccgcatcaatttgttTCTGAACTTCTTTattaatcttcactgccatatcaggatgagttcttctgagcctttgcttcacaggcacacactcaggcttcagcggcaagaaatgttgcacgatatcagtatctagaccaggcatgtctttatatgaccaggaaaagacgtcgacatattctcgtagaaactcaatcaaccccttcttcacagactcttaaaggagtgccccaatattcacttcacgaatgcaatcttcagaccccaagttgaccgtttccagattctcaagatgtggctgaataatcttgttggttctaagtgttggcagcaattttggtaaaagaaagagtgttcataagatgtcatgtgtgatgtcttaacataagatatcttatgtacctgctggagttcaagaacatgtgcatgcaggattgtttcagaatgccacttacaatgctaaggcgTCTGATATTagatgtacctgctggagcttaattggaagacatgttcatacaggattgtttcagatgacatacacaatatcatggtatctgatatggttgtacctgctataaaaggaaattggattatgcaggatttttccagatgtcagacccgatgtcatgacatcctgtacacagaacattcagtatgaatgtctggtgttttgtgattgcacaattaatggcaatcattggttgattgaagatatggctagctggcgcattctatcagggatttcaaccagatttgtttattttccatgaagatctttacagctgttataaaaagatttgattgaaaaatatatttagggttttcaagatgtccaatgtttctataaaaagggactcagaaaacctttttttgaacacacaaccaagactgagcgaaatttagagagagagctagggtttgtgtctgtaggtcattcaagtcatccattgatgattgaattggactgatttgtcttcttgatcaaagctttgaagcaagatcaagagtgtgtcttcttgattgaaactgtgaagtaaaatcaagagtttgtaattgaaaagtattttcttttcacaagggtttgttgtttaaaatcacgggtgtgtgattgtaagggaagtaAGTGGGTTCccatatctaagagtgcttaggtagaaattgcacgggtagagattaggtgagaaagactgtaacttggtgaagtgtacggatagtctttgaactaattctattatagtgaatttccttcttggcttggtagcccccagacgtaggtgagttgcaccgaactgggttaacaattgcttgtgttattcgctttaccattctgtttattttatccattgtgtattagcagatatcagtgtcgtaacattaccttcgacatcttatatttgataccagaatttcaattggtatcagagcaggcatcctgctctggttctgggtgagatctaggggcaatactttctggtacaatggagagagatggaggatctgttcataggccaccaattttggatggttctaactatgactattggaaacctagaattgtagcgtttctgaaatcccttgataacaaggcttggaaagttgtgctaacaggttgggtgcatcctgtcattactaaagaaggagaagccaccactgagatgaagcctgaagaacaatggtccaaggaggaggatgatcttgatcttggaaactctaaagccttgaatgcaatattcaatggggtagacaagaatattttcaggctggtaaataactgtgaagtggccagagatgcttgggacattctcaaggtcactcatgaaggcacctctagggtaaagatgtctagacttcagctgctcacctccaagtttgaaaacttaaggatgaaagaagatgaaaacattcatgaatttcacattagtatccttgagattgctaatgcttcaggagccctgggaaagaagatgacagatgaaaagttggtgagaaaaatactcagatcactccctaagagatttgcaatgaaggtaacttccatagaagagtctcaagacatctccaacatgagggtagatgagctaattggtttcctccaaacctttgagttagggttgaatgatggtgttgaaaggaaaacaaagagcattgccttcatatcaaacacagaagaggataAGAGTCAGGAGGGTGATGAAGTTCTTGTCAATGAAGTAGCTATGTTGGGAAGGCAGTTCAataaattgtttaaaaaaatggatgtaagatcaaaggcaaatgtcaagaacatctcatctaacatcagtaaatccaacaatgctggaagaaaagcaagaacagatgagaagctcaaagaaggaaaagaggttcagtgctatgaatatgatgggtatggacacatcaggactgaatgtggaacctacctcaagaaacagaagatgagtcttgttgccacatggtctgatgagagtgatacTGAAGAGGCTGTAAATATTGTGACTGCTctgacaggaagatgggggtctgatgaagactcaagtgatgatgaagtaacctttgaagaattggcaTCTACCTACAGACAGTTATGTCACAAAAGTGTAGTGCTGTGCAAACAAGTTGATagccagaagaaggaaattaCTCAACTTGAGAACGAGAAGATAGAATACTTGGAGaccatctccaagttacaaacagaagcaatggttctgaatgccaagctagacaaaaatccacaagctgaaaatcagaagatagcacagctggaaagtgagaaggcagaccatgcaaaaatcatctcaaaattgaagactgaagtcatgtttcaaaattctaaattagaagagatgaccaagtatgtaagaatgttaagcaatgggtctgactccttagacaagattcttcaaattggacaaataacaggagacaaatttggcattgggtATAATAACTCAAAACCTGAGAGCAGTGACACTGGTgtcaaacctcaagccaaacttAGGTGCATTCaaaaacctgtgatgtcacataACATGTCACAGCACCAAAGGAGAAAACAGTtgaaaggaaaacaccaaagatggagatgccactattgtgggaaatttggtcatctaaaggcattctgctataaactgtatggcTATCCTAGGTCTGCTTATCATCAGGATCACCATCAATTCATACCCAAACATCACATGCCTATCATCAAAAAACAATGGGTCCCCAAAACTAAGgttacaagtctgatagctcacagtcccctcagaatctcagccaaagaagaatggtactttgacagtggatgctccagacacatgactgggaaccaagacctgctaactgatatgcatcaacatactataagtcatgtaacctttggagatggagaaaaaggtgaaatcaagggaacaggtaaacttgattgccttggagtacctagacttgacaaggttctactagtcaaaggactaactgcaaacctcataagcattagccaactgtgtgatcaaggtctgaatgttaacttcaccaaaactgaatgcCTAATCCTTGACATAAAGAGTGAAGTAATTATGagaggaatcaggaccaaagacaattgctacatatggagctctcaatTGGATTGTCCCTTAAAGTATTGGGTGAATACAGATGCCCTCAAGAATGATGAAAAATAAGGCTGGGGAAAATGTCAcacaaagatgtcacaccagaagtCCAGAGGAGAAAAGGCTATGATGGCTCAAAAAACTGAGAGGGTAGACCAAACAGGTGGACATTTGACCAGTCACAGGAAGAATGGAACTGTTGGGACTAAGCCACAAAGGAATCTGTGCAAAAAGGCCAAGGACAATACGGAGAAGATTTGGGTGACTCCTGTGAAAGGTATAGAAGATGATAACAGTTgggctcaactgggttggatgaacCATTTACTGGTTGTAGACAATGTTACACATgatgtcataacattgtattATGACTTCCTGAATGCTGAAGTCAGGTCCAAAAATCACATTCAACACAGATGGACAAAATATTGTTCTAGCTATTGTCACTCCATTAGAAAATATGTGAAAGACAAATTCAGAAGTCAAGAGTTTGGACTAGAACTAGCAGACAAGCTTGCAAGGAATTTGGGTAAAATTGAATATGAGGaagggaaattagggatttggactcttgagaaattatggcaattaaaaagaaaagataaaagaaataaaaataatgtctgccattttaaaagaaagagccacattaataataaataattcCCAAGCTTTGAAAACAGTATCTATTCCcttagcacacgctacctaaactCAGCAACTGCCATTCCCATTCAACTTCTAAGAAAAGCTCAGCTAGGGTAAAGAAACCTTCCTCAAAAGTCCTACAgcatgtctcaacatccatcgTCATCTGGATCCAAATCCTCAAAACATGCAAAGACTTCATCCATGGAGTTTGTAGATGAAGACGTTATGGACGTCACTCCTTTATGCATGATACCAGGCAACACCACAGGTACCTCCTCCGATgctggagataagcaaggtaatacctctGGTAACTCCTCCCTTCCTAAAGACATGTATTACACTGATCGCGCTATAAGGAGACTGGTTACTAGAATACTGAGTGAAGGACACAAAGTTGAAGGGGTctctacccctctgtccagaagggaacCCTCTCCTGAGAGAGAACCCcatgctgataaagatgatgattcatctagatcagaaaaagAGGTGGCTGCTGAAGGGCTttgctctctaggtaaaaccctacctagcaagaaacaAAGTGTGCCTCAAAAAAAGATTATTGATCTGGAGGAAGAAAgcactgaaggagaagatgatTTGTTGGTTCATCTGGTTAAACCTAGCATAGCTGAGAAACTGAGAACTAAGAAAGGGAAAAGTATGGCTAAAATAAGAGCTGCTAGAGTGAAAAAGACTGCAGGAGTAAGACCCTCAAAACCCTGGAGCAAGGTTGAGGttggaaaaagaaaagaaagacaCAGCTCTGATTCTGAGGAGGATGTTAAAGacgatgtccctgacatctcccctgcaaaaagacAGGTTGTTCAGAAATCTCCTGGCAAGGCTGTTGCTGTCCatctagacaatatctcctttcatttggaagatggAGCAGCAAAGTGGAAATATGTCATTCAGAAAAGAGTAGCCATTGAAAGAGAACTTGGACAAGAAGCTGTAAAGGTAAAGGAGGTAATTGAGCTGATCAAAAATGCTGGACTCATGAAGACTATGGTATCCCTACCCCAATGCTATGAGGGGTTGGTGAAAGAGTTTATTGTcaatatccctgaggatattcaTGATAAGAAAAATAGGGAGTTTTGCAAGGTATTTGTAAGAGGCAAATGTGTAAAATTCTCCCCAAGtgtcatcaacaagttcctagaAAGAGGAATGGATGGAGGAGTAGACCTAGAaaccacagacaatgaggtctgtagagCTATCACAGatggccaagttaaggaatggcctagtagaAATCACCTATCAGTTGGAAAGCTCGGTGTTAAATATGCCATCATGCACAAGATTGGCTCAGCTAATTGGATTCCTACTAATCATGCCTCTACTATCTCCATCaatcttggaagaatcattcatgcaattggaacaagggttaactatgattttggcaagttcatatttgaacaaactattagacatgcttctacaaatgctgtgaagttacccattgcctttccctcccttatttgtggcattatcctgagccaacagCCAGGGATTCTGAGCACAAGTGGCATCCCAAGCAGGAGAAAATCCCCTCTGTCCATCCATTacaagctgtttgagggaagtcatgtcaatgatgtcatgacatcttccaGAAGGGAGTCTGCATCCAAAGGAAGTCTGATTGACCAACTAAAAGAGACCTGCAAAGAATTGGAaaatggtataagggtggccaaggccaGAAAGGAAGCTTTAGAAGTTCTCATCTATAGCCTGGAAAGGGAAGACAGAGAAAAGGCTGGAAAGGAATCAAATACAAGATCCCAATCCTGTTCTGAAAGCTCAGAAGACTCTGAAGGTGTagctgaagatgaagatgaaggtgaaggagatacttcttcttctgattaatggtcCCTGGCTGTATTGAAGACTTGGAGGGGTGCTGGAAGGTGTGGTGGAAGCTGGGCTGCTGTTTGGAAGGCtgttgtcttgtttgtttttgtattttatggcagtcctcttgatgcctgttatgtaatatttagggctcttaatgagttccttggatttgttcattgtCTCAGCTTTTtgctgtgtataatgatggtttgtactgcatgaatattatgttttaacatgactaatgttataacatctgtcctGACATTCTCTGACAGACTAATggacatttattttgtctgattggtcaccattggtcaattttgactaaaaagggggagaagtgttgaaGTGTTGATATGGAAGCAGTTGTGGAGAgatgtatgtggctggacagaaggacaGCTATTATTGAAAGATGTGCACAGGTGCTgcaacagaatgttgttctgtttacagatgtcaaacaggatgtctgtgaaggagaattgcgatccaaaatgcaacggaaattaaaattttctcctttagagatccttacgaatggtcatgatcagtgatagaatatttacctcttgtgacgattgaaacctttggtgcagatctcttgtgacgatcaaaacctttgatgcaaatccactgagcgatcacgaacgttgaacgatgacaacgtctctactcagtccacacgaacggattccttcaatctcagtgctagctggtacgaatgaaggctttgagtgtgagagagagaaaacgaaaataatgcaaccgccatcaatgcttctgcacaagggttctatttatagaaccacttgtgtgggcttcaaactaaaaagcccacttaagtgtattttggcccatatcttataatatgcccaaaatcacttaagcccatggtaccttatcatatttcgtattctactcaagtacaccgtaccttacgatgttctataattcacttaagggcaccgtaccttacggtattccttagttactctatctctcatcaatccgtcctttgtgtgtgaccctgtaggttttcatgacgttggcaattatattaaatcacgcatttaacataataaacagtgagcggtatctagcaacacatcactgctacccaagacacgaaaatgtcatgtgatctgacaaaaccttctgtgataatacttatgtgtataattacccttttgcccttatgtctatattgaacacaaggcatagaccgtgtcatccttgtccagttcaatattgggcccatagacatttatcctgttatgcaggatgggcaaattccatctaggtcactcatgtccctcagtatgcttcgtggagtacccatcaactgtctttatggttatccagttacggacaacgttggatcagcaataaagcactcgactctacatctagagtccatagtggtttcaggtcgaagagtggtatacaccattatcaccatgagaataacttatgacactttgcataactttctatatagtattctcatagcgggtcaatccggtataaatattactcctaatattcatacctatgtttaagacttgataactctttatccatgacccatgagacgtgatcatcagtctacaaacataatagtcttaatgctttaatgttatcccacttcacaataaagctcgactacggatactttaagaatagtgtccttatgtttaatgtgttctcatgattaagtcacacttaatacattaaacggactagctattctagggactttattacacaaacgtaataaagaaaagccttttattattcgatacaagtaccaaaagtattggcctctatggcttacaccaacaatctgatatggtgcacaggtgttgatgttgaagcagatgtcactatgacattctggctggtacaggtactggAGTTCAGTAACTGTTTTTTggtgaatgcacagatttagggggagaagaagtacccttgtgcactgtgcatttgtgtgtcttactagttgcatccataactagtaattctgtttgttgcacagatttagggggaggagaagtacccttgtgcatgtgtgtattactagtagccatagaTAGTAATTGttttttgcttctgctgctgattaaactactgttatgtggtttaactgctgatagtttgccttgtgaacaaaaaggacagatatatgttttagccaaaatttgccaaagggggagtttgttggttctaagtgttggcagcaattttggtaaaacaaagagttttcacaagatgtcatgtgtgatgtcttaacataagatatcctatgtacctactggagttcaagaacatgtgcatgcaggattgtttcagaatgccacttacaatgctaaggcgtctgatattggatgtacctgctggagcttaattggaagacatgttcatgcaggattgtttcagatgacatacacaatgtcatggtatctgatatggctgtacctgctataaaaggaaattggattatgcaggatttttccagatgtcagacccgatgtcatgacatcctgtacacagaacattcagtatgaatgtttggtgttttgtgattgcacaattaatggcaatcattggttgattgaagatatggctagctggcgcattctatcagggatttcaatcagatttgtttattttccaggaagatctttacagctgttataaaaagatttgatgggaaaatatatttagggttttcaagatgtccaatgtttctataaaaagggactcagaaaacctgtttgaacacacaaccaagactgagcgaaatttagagagagagctaaggtttgtgtctgtaggtcattcaagtcatccattgatgattgaattggactgatttgtcttcttgatcaaagctttgaagcaagatcaaaagtgtgtcttcttgattgaaactgtgaagtaaaatcaagagtttgtaattgaaaagtattttcttttcacaagggtttgttgtttaaaatcacgggtgtgtgattgtaagggaagtaagtgggttctcatatctaagagtgcttaggtagaaattgcacgggtagagattaggtgagaaagactgtaacttggtgaagtgtacggatagtctttgaactaattctattatagtgaatttccttcctggcttggtagcccccagacgtaggtgagttgcaccgaactgggttaacaattgcttgtgttattcgttttaccattctgtttattttatccattgtgtattagcagatatcagtgtcgtaacattaccttcgacatcttatatctgataccagaatttcagatcttctcctcgtgctcaagcagacgggtaatctcatcagggatctcttcaacaccatcttcttctgcctcaaatacagggaactcaaagttgggagatggtgttggatcattatgttcaatgggtttgatcaacctgcataatgattttgattataaaagagattttagaattcaaacaaggcaaaccattatgcagatgaaaatattgattttattcttttttagggtgtagcggtgtattcgttaccattggaaatattgactaaatccaaggtaaatcatacaaagtcaagtcgccaccgcacttctatttatccaaaggaatggttagaaagcgaacaaaaacctagaaagttttacaaacaaaactagtaaaagagggtcagagatctgggtaagggggttggttatacaatgggaaggtgttaggcacccaaagcatcctaggtactccaagggagcccttttcacgcttgttgcaaaggttattgtttatgaaaattatttgtgcaaacatgattgaagagatgagaaaagaatatacaagtttatttacattttgtgtttggatggatgaacccattgcctacgtaccctcttatgaaaagattaggatcaaaacctcgtagttcgggtaaaagaaatgagtggattgattggtccaaaagccttaaggtcttttgttatcaaagggagaaaactcaacctgaaaaaccacaagtccaccatgtgaggatagcttcgacatgctagtgaggggttaaccctataataagcatggaaggcttacaatccaatcactaaggacaaaggtgagtattacatttaccacaaagataactcaaacctaatagcaaaaggttatgaaaaatttgattaagaagtgatcattgaaaccacaaaagaagcacatttgaatgggttacattaaccaattagaagtatatacaaaaatggtcaaagttgacttaaagattcaattca includes:
- the LOC127137896 gene encoding uncharacterized protein LOC127137896, which produces MSQHPSSSGSKSSKHAKTSSMEFVDEDVMDVTPLCMIPGNTTGTSSDAGDKQGNTSGNSSLPKDMYYTDRAIRRLVTRILSEGHKVEGVSTPLSRREPSPEREPHADKDDDSSRSEKEVAAEGLCSLGKTLPSKKQSVPQKKIIDLEEESTEGEDDLLVHLVKPSIAEKLRTKKGKSMAKIRAARVKKTAGVRPSKPWSKVEVGKRKERHSSDSEEDVKDDVPDISPAKRQVVQKSPGKAVAVHLDNISFHLEDGAAKWKYVIQKRVAIERELGQEAVKVKEVIELIKNAGLMKTMVSLPQCYEGLVKEFIVNIPEDIHDKKNREFCKVFVRGKCVKFSPSVINKFLERGMDGGVDLETTDNEVCRAITDGQVKEWPSRNHLSVGKLGVKYAIMHKIGSANWIPTNHASTISINLGRIIHTWRGAGRCGGSWAAVWKAVVLFVFLFAVYNDD